GTTACGTGGGCTACAGCAGCCCACTTTGTTATTGACCTTTATGTAAACACCGTACCGCCCCTGCTGCCATATCTCGCCGAAATGCTGGGTCTTACCATGACCCAGACCGGGGTGGTACTGACAGTGCAATCCATCACCGGCTCCTTCCTGCAGCCCTTCATGGGTCTGTTCCTGGATCGGTGGGGTAAGAGCTGGTGGCTGGCAGCCAGCGTGGTTTACTCTGCCGGCATGATCGCCCTTATCGGTCTTTTTCCCAGCTACTGGACGCTGCTGGTTTTCTTCGGGCTAGCCGGCCTCGGTTCCTCGCTGCTGCATCCGCTGGGTTCAGTTGCTTCCACCCGTTCGGCCGGGTCTCAGCCTGGGTTGGCCATCTCTGTTTACAGTACCGGCGGCAATTTGGGCTTCTCGTTAGGGCCCTTGGTGGCAGCCGGGATGGTGTACCAGTTTGGCTTCAAAGGGTTGGCTTATCTGTTCCCGTTTAGTATATTATTTGCCCTTAGCTTTCTACGAGTGCGTCAGGATCTACCCGAACACGTTTCCACTCCCAAATGCGCTCAGCAGGAACTGGCACACACGGAAATCCATGACGGTTGGTGGGCGGTGATTTTACTGGTGCTTGTTTCCTGGCTGCGTGCCTGGACTCAATATATATTCATTGCTTATTACTCCTATCATTTTATCCACCGTGGATATGGCGTGGGAATTTCTGCCCCCATTATGAGTGTCTTCCTTCTGGCCGGCACCGCAGGCACCTTAGTCG
The nucleotide sequence above comes from Bacillota bacterium. Encoded proteins:
- a CDS encoding MFS transporter, which encodes MAKPVLASAETEPVTTTSSFNWRAVTWATAAHFVIDLYVNTVPPLLPYLAEMLGLTMTQTGVVLTVQSITGSFLQPFMGLFLDRWGKSWWLAASVVYSAGMIALIGLFPSYWTLLVFFGLAGLGSSLLHPLGSVASTRSAGSQPGLAISVYSTGGNLGFSLGPLVAAGMVYQFGFKGLAYLFPFSILFALSFLRVRQDLPEHVSTPKCAQQELAHTEIHDGWWAVILLVLVSWLRAWTQYIFIAYYSYHFIHRGYGVGISAPIMSVFLLAGTAGTLV